The Archangium lipolyticum genome has a window encoding:
- a CDS encoding DUF6310 domain-containing protein, with the protein MRLRACFALLLFLSACTTTSPSPREPAARDPRLANLQRAAKLPWTDGGRCAVREASEPWPVLAERCFHALDHDRTEFHDITRRCAVASAGAAAMGIGICVLAAPEIVVGAVIVAGVVVVGFAIKEALDTYAEKRGRPQVQVRPAPETRPVPETAPAPQKPSPKKRPKPEPKGPDFPPVEPPGVTERDRNRCEPIPVPHRGGNDLHNKCADRVPNNTFSGWDALVNGKNFDALQLATRTLWEVKTDDFDIHSPHSQRFFARMKLPEIQREKRLAEDCGYNFVVGVKSAAHKAALEKLDRNLNIEIMDWC; encoded by the coding sequence ATGCGTCTCCGAGCGTGCTTCGCACTTCTGCTCTTTCTCTCAGCCTGTACGACGACTTCCCCAAGCCCAAGAGAGCCAGCGGCCCGCGACCCCAGGCTCGCCAACCTCCAGCGCGCGGCGAAGCTGCCCTGGACGGATGGGGGGCGGTGCGCCGTCCGCGAAGCTTCTGAGCCCTGGCCCGTGCTGGCGGAGCGGTGCTTTCATGCCCTCGACCATGACCGGACCGAATTTCACGACATCACGAGGCGATGCGCGGTTGCCTCTGCCGGTGCCGCTGCAATGGGAATTGGAATCTGCGTCCTCGCGGCGCCGGAGATCGTTGTGGGAGCGGTAATTGTGGCGGGCGTGGTGGTGGTGGGCTTCGCCATCAAAGAGGCGTTGGATACCTACGCGGAGAAGAGGGGCCGTCCCCAGGTCCAGGTAAGGCCCGCGCCTGAAACGCGGCCCGTGCCTGAAACAGCGCCCGCCCCGCAGAAACCCTCGCCGAAAAAAAGGCCCAAGCCGGAGCCCAAAGGACCGGATTTCCCTCCCGTGGAGCCACCCGGAGTCACGGAGCGAGATCGCAACAGGTGCGAGCCTATCCCCGTGCCGCACCGGGGAGGCAATGACCTGCACAACAAATGCGCCGACAGGGTTCCGAACAACACTTTCTCTGGCTGGGATGCGCTCGTCAATGGGAAGAACTTTGACGCGCTGCAACTGGCCACGCGCACGTTGTGGGAGGTGAAGACTGATGACTTCGATATACACTCACCACACTCCCAGAGGTTTTTTGCCCGGATGAAATTGCCGGAAATACAACGCGAAAAAAGACTCGCCGAAGACTGTGGGTATAACTTTGTCGTTGGCGTGAAAAGCGCCGCACATAAAGCCGCGCTTGAGAAATTAGATCGAAACCTCAACATTGAAATCATGGACTGGTGCTGA
- a CDS encoding NACHT domain-containing protein, with translation MAYAHPITIDKGGLVTESGGPTTQDGIFYQNSLAAGYLADMLELGPQPPKEQVSEVRLEAPSHVDDIVVRYADGHCDWVQAKMRLQSSGSAWDALWHDLAAQSMSPEFGVEDRLLIVIGEHDPLATGLRDLCERADTALDAAEWHTRLGDKHKRILDAIERALGPSTQSLALLRRTTIKIFPLDELERDFNRRMLAAGFTLPARLLSVLRDIAGGGSRRRALFLPAKLRRRLSTEFGIETAEPLEWGMPAYRSTVQRLARIEIPGTSVSGPAAELFVWPRARDYDRANPTDFEDEQPRLVLGLDTSTVELQSFPSERLDRCIVVAGPGFGKSALLKAVAARLAQGPLVPVQIPLGSFASSEQGVVEFLMTYVNPDFNVRINWARLAEKGLAVLLFDGLDEMPAGRRQAVLGRIATFAARYPSVPWMLTVRDPAALSGPAEARTVELLPLEDTDIMRFADAMKRFVPGLDGGALTRRLEVYPDLARLTRIPLFLSILLATWRAGSDLPSNRSELIESYLRTLFQPQQHKALPEHEDDSVLLRSIAEALAFERLDKQEIGATDRDVRDTITRVSPHTTGTSTVLERLLNFGILRRQSAIRLEFPFPIVQEYLAACYLVQKQAENLLSRIPDALQRPWAQVMQFALELHPTPSPIIERMLATEDDAFGTRLRLVGRCITNGVRVSPSLYSDVGRRLAMFWDRASFRLRDRIGQLITDGFWNPLPAEVRSCLSHSWLMNAGAGEIVAKVDDPLLTQEVLATLLERSLDKFFSIHPMRRAIERLGDTAFRMYAERARRANTTLDQFDAIAHLVESLDPACLTQGLYLDLALDEMLPDNLRLRAFFLGPRPLDGRVELLMERALRSERYSDQFAAMTALSLTKAPDELVLRYMVGPELDDNQKLGLVMNLKTLLPDHAMFLSFIQRSTQEHGLALSHRDMMLAYAARYGDRASFENLVTRLNNIPLDMAGVVIALFGHYPSRELGVKAAELIHNRNLNGAEAAEIAHRALYGMTSIYEMDAFDSGVLRDSPPHPALDAWADLIDEWTDRHDLSIIQRLKLLTAASGLGSMRALDTLQRLLPTLPSLDGSEFDEDDSGQDIRSALSELRSKRRILPLDVANRFARENRPNVPFEGIAMIAAHSTSEALDVLVSLYNDLQDWAIRGVALESIETLSGRLGLTVKTEGGHLRVT, from the coding sequence ATGGCTTATGCTCATCCCATAACGATCGACAAAGGGGGCTTGGTGACTGAGTCCGGTGGTCCGACCACGCAGGATGGCATCTTCTATCAGAACTCGCTTGCTGCGGGTTACCTCGCTGACATGCTCGAACTCGGGCCTCAGCCTCCCAAGGAGCAGGTAAGCGAAGTTCGCCTCGAAGCCCCTAGTCACGTTGATGACATCGTCGTCCGATACGCAGATGGGCACTGCGACTGGGTGCAAGCGAAAATGCGACTGCAGTCCTCTGGCAGCGCCTGGGATGCGCTCTGGCACGACTTGGCCGCACAATCCATGAGCCCCGAATTCGGGGTGGAGGACCGCCTCCTCATAGTGATTGGAGAGCATGACCCCCTCGCTACCGGCCTGCGAGATCTGTGCGAACGGGCCGATACGGCTCTCGACGCAGCCGAGTGGCACACCCGCCTTGGAGATAAGCACAAGCGGATCCTTGATGCCATCGAACGTGCGCTCGGGCCTTCTACGCAGTCTTTGGCGCTCCTGCGCAGGACAACGATCAAGATCTTCCCACTTGATGAACTCGAGCGCGACTTCAACCGGCGCATGCTCGCTGCCGGATTCACACTCCCAGCACGACTCCTTTCAGTGCTCCGGGATATCGCTGGAGGCGGATCCAGGCGACGCGCACTCTTCTTGCCTGCGAAGCTACGGCGTCGTCTCTCGACGGAGTTCGGTATCGAAACTGCGGAGCCCCTGGAATGGGGAATGCCAGCGTACCGTTCGACTGTTCAGCGCCTCGCCCGCATCGAAATTCCCGGGACCTCCGTATCGGGCCCAGCAGCCGAACTGTTTGTCTGGCCACGTGCGCGCGACTATGACCGCGCCAACCCAACCGACTTCGAGGACGAGCAGCCCCGCCTAGTGCTCGGGCTCGACACTTCGACGGTGGAACTGCAGAGTTTTCCCTCGGAACGACTCGACCGGTGCATCGTCGTCGCTGGTCCCGGTTTTGGTAAGTCCGCTCTGCTCAAAGCGGTGGCTGCTCGCTTGGCACAAGGCCCCCTCGTACCAGTCCAAATACCGCTGGGTTCATTCGCATCAAGCGAGCAGGGCGTGGTCGAATTTTTGATGACCTACGTCAACCCAGACTTCAACGTTCGAATCAATTGGGCACGCCTTGCCGAAAAGGGGTTGGCAGTGCTCCTCTTCGATGGCCTCGACGAAATGCCTGCCGGACGCCGTCAAGCAGTCCTTGGGCGTATCGCCACCTTCGCGGCCCGGTACCCGTCTGTTCCCTGGATGCTGACCGTGCGGGATCCAGCCGCGCTCTCAGGGCCCGCAGAAGCCCGAACGGTCGAGTTGCTGCCCCTTGAAGACACCGACATCATGCGGTTCGCGGATGCGATGAAGCGCTTCGTTCCAGGCCTCGATGGGGGGGCACTCACGCGACGCCTCGAAGTCTACCCAGACCTAGCGCGCCTGACCCGGATTCCGCTGTTCCTTTCGATTCTTCTGGCTACATGGCGTGCGGGCTCGGACCTGCCTAGCAATCGCAGCGAGCTCATTGAGAGCTACCTCCGGACACTCTTCCAGCCCCAACAACACAAGGCTCTACCAGAGCATGAGGATGACAGTGTCCTCCTGCGGTCGATTGCCGAAGCGCTCGCTTTTGAGCGCCTGGATAAGCAGGAAATTGGAGCGACGGACCGTGACGTCAGGGACACCATTACCCGTGTCTCGCCGCACACGACTGGTACGAGCACCGTGCTCGAACGACTGCTCAACTTTGGCATCCTTCGACGACAAAGCGCAATCAGGCTTGAGTTCCCGTTTCCTATCGTGCAGGAATACCTTGCGGCGTGCTATCTCGTGCAGAAGCAGGCGGAGAACCTCCTCTCTCGCATTCCGGACGCACTCCAACGTCCGTGGGCACAGGTGATGCAGTTCGCGTTGGAACTCCATCCGACTCCCTCGCCCATCATCGAAAGAATGCTTGCCACCGAGGACGATGCGTTTGGTACCAGGCTACGCCTCGTTGGTCGCTGCATTACCAACGGTGTAAGAGTTAGCCCCAGCCTCTACAGTGATGTTGGTAGGCGGCTCGCGATGTTCTGGGATCGAGCCTCCTTTCGCCTCAGGGATCGGATCGGGCAGTTGATTACGGACGGCTTTTGGAACCCGCTTCCGGCCGAGGTCAGATCCTGTCTTTCCCACTCGTGGCTCATGAATGCTGGGGCAGGCGAGATAGTAGCGAAAGTGGATGATCCATTGCTGACGCAGGAAGTGCTCGCTACCCTGCTCGAACGCAGTCTCGATAAATTCTTCAGCATTCATCCCATGCGGCGTGCAATCGAGCGCCTTGGTGATACGGCGTTCAGGATGTACGCGGAGCGTGCGCGACGAGCGAATACGACATTGGATCAATTTGATGCAATTGCCCATCTGGTTGAGAGCCTTGATCCCGCTTGTTTGACGCAAGGACTCTACCTTGACTTGGCCCTTGATGAGATGCTGCCCGACAATTTACGCCTCCGGGCCTTTTTTCTCGGACCAAGGCCGCTCGATGGAAGAGTAGAACTCCTGATGGAGCGGGCCCTCCGCTCGGAGCGATACAGTGATCAATTTGCCGCCATGACGGCGCTCTCACTCACGAAGGCTCCCGATGAACTGGTCCTCCGCTACATGGTGGGGCCAGAGCTGGACGACAATCAAAAGCTGGGGCTGGTGATGAACCTGAAAACGCTGTTGCCGGATCACGCAATGTTTCTCTCGTTCATCCAGCGCAGCACCCAAGAACACGGGCTGGCCCTGTCGCATCGTGACATGATGCTCGCCTATGCGGCTCGCTATGGAGACAGGGCGTCCTTCGAAAACCTCGTCACTCGTCTAAACAACATTCCTCTCGACATGGCGGGTGTAGTCATTGCGTTGTTCGGACATTACCCATCTCGAGAGCTGGGAGTGAAGGCGGCGGAACTCATCCACAACCGCAACCTCAATGGAGCAGAGGCCGCTGAAATCGCGCACCGCGCTCTATACGGGATGACCTCGATATATGAGATGGACGCGTTCGACAGTGGGGTCCTTCGAGACTCACCTCCCCATCCAGCGCTGGACGCCTGGGCTGATCTCATCGATGAATGGACCGACCGTCATGATCTATCTATTATTCAGCGCCTGAAGCTGCTCACAGCAGCTTCGGGTCTGGGCTCCATGCGTGCCCTCGATACCTTGCAGCGCCTCCTCCCAACATTGCCCTCGCTCGATGGTTCCGAGTTTGATGAGGATGATTCGGGGCAAGACATCCGTTCTGCGCTCAGTGAACTGAGGAGCAAACGGAGAATCCTGCCGCTCGATGTGGCCAACCGATTCGCTCGCGAGAACCGCCCTAACGTTCCGTTCGAGGGTATCGCTATGATCGCGGCCCACTCCACGAGTGAGGCGCTCGATGTATTGGTCTCACTGTACAACGATCTCCAGGATTGGGCTATCCGAGGGGTAGCACTCGAATCAATCGAGACGCTCTCGGGCCGACTGGGGTTGACCGTCAAAACAGAGGGAGGACATCTAAGGGTCACCTGA
- a CDS encoding DUF5953 family protein, with translation MAVFSDELGIIVYAPALVGEDRRPLAIIHGMEGALPGLRLGWTLSEKEEFIALPHRDEWVTANKIDGGFPFLCNDDKSRPVTLTAWENPNGLAARSPPHFEIHGSLHLDVAGIAAAMDVLAAIGEGARAFWGLATPSDAAVEISRQTRDPVRKPGIPPRGLPALKIAEHMRSSEIPHCLGWVNYWSAAAAEAIGFPDPARDAELLSRARSTATGGWVVQLTDAPLDLDNPAHLDALKRAYERFPEIGGRAAP, from the coding sequence ATGGCGGTTTTCTCGGATGAACTTGGCATCATCGTTTATGCACCTGCTCTCGTGGGCGAAGATAGGCGGCCTCTCGCTATCATTCATGGAATGGAGGGCGCGCTTCCCGGTTTGCGGCTGGGTTGGACGCTCTCTGAAAAAGAGGAGTTCATTGCGCTGCCCCATCGCGATGAGTGGGTCACGGCAAACAAGATCGACGGCGGGTTTCCGTTCCTTTGCAACGATGACAAAAGCCGCCCGGTGACGCTGACCGCGTGGGAGAACCCGAACGGGCTTGCCGCAAGGAGCCCGCCGCACTTTGAAATCCATGGATCGCTACATCTGGACGTGGCTGGCATTGCAGCGGCGATGGATGTGCTAGCGGCCATCGGGGAAGGTGCTCGTGCTTTCTGGGGGCTCGCAACGCCGTCCGACGCGGCTGTTGAGATTTCGCGGCAGACCAGAGATCCGGTTCGTAAGCCGGGGATCCCGCCACGGGGACTACCAGCGCTCAAGATCGCAGAGCACATGCGCTCGTCTGAGATTCCGCACTGCCTCGGGTGGGTGAACTACTGGTCCGCCGCTGCCGCGGAAGCCATCGGCTTTCCGGACCCGGCCCGCGACGCGGAGTTGCTGTCACGCGCACGGAGCACCGCGACGGGCGGGTGGGTTGTGCAACTCACCGATGCGCCGCTCGACCTGGACAACCCCGCCCACCTGGACGCGCTCAAACGAGCCTACGAGCGCTTCCCGGAGATTGGCGGGCGCGCAGCCCCTTGA
- a CDS encoding helix-turn-helix domain-containing protein → MSTPPVAADAAPAFLTVEEAAEILRVNRKTLYEAIRLEQVPGVARIGKTLRIRRAALLEWTAGKGRDSALGSRK, encoded by the coding sequence ATGAGCACGCCCCCCGTTGCTGCGGATGCCGCGCCCGCGTTTCTCACGGTGGAGGAAGCCGCCGAAATACTGCGGGTGAACAGGAAGACTCTCTACGAAGCGATCCGGCTTGAGCAGGTTCCCGGCGTCGCGCGCATCGGGAAAACCCTCCGCATCCGCCGCGCTGCCCTGCTAGAGTGGACAGCCGGTAAGGGCCGTGATTCTGCGCTCGGGAGTCGGAAATGA
- a CDS encoding tyrosine-type recombinase/integrase, whose protein sequence is MSVRLRKWQNKAGKVEEAWQVDFMFHHPDGRRQRVVKFSPVQTRRGAEQYERELRASFLNGTFGKENNTGERPMTLAEFAPRFLTYSENNNKHSSVVSKSQILEAHILPFFGEMALAAIGPAEMEDFKAVMRKKKSAARARKEAPTRAALRKRSGEEPKPLSLKTINNVLTVLSKLLAVAEEQRVIEQAPRVRLFAKLPKPPFDFLTFEEAERLSNAAEPEWRALLLVALKAGLRQGELIGLQWGDVDFQRGKLHVRRTIWRGVSGLPKGGRERTVELPNSAVDALKGHRHLRGPYVFCQEDGRPLTDGLLKLPLRRALQRAGITREQGRIGWHDLRHTYGSHLAMRGIPLTVIKELMGHATIDMTERYAHLSPDTRREAVGVLDRPSAPACDIRATRMEDAANHP, encoded by the coding sequence ATGAGCGTCAGATTGCGGAAGTGGCAGAACAAGGCAGGGAAGGTCGAGGAGGCTTGGCAAGTGGACTTCATGTTCCACCACCCGGACGGACGGCGACAGCGAGTCGTGAAGTTCTCGCCTGTGCAGACGCGCCGGGGTGCCGAGCAGTACGAGCGCGAATTGCGCGCCTCCTTCCTAAATGGAACCTTCGGAAAGGAGAACAACACCGGGGAGCGTCCTATGACGTTGGCGGAGTTCGCCCCGCGCTTCCTCACCTACAGCGAGAACAACAACAAGCACTCCAGCGTCGTCAGCAAGAGCCAAATCCTGGAGGCTCACATCCTGCCGTTTTTCGGTGAAATGGCGCTGGCTGCCATTGGCCCGGCTGAGATGGAGGATTTCAAGGCTGTCATGCGCAAGAAGAAGTCGGCAGCGCGCGCCCGGAAGGAGGCCCCCACGCGGGCAGCCCTCCGCAAGCGCAGCGGCGAGGAACCGAAGCCGCTGAGCCTCAAAACCATCAACAACGTGTTGACGGTGCTGAGCAAGCTGCTGGCCGTCGCGGAAGAACAGCGGGTCATCGAGCAGGCCCCGCGCGTGAGGCTCTTCGCGAAGCTGCCGAAGCCGCCCTTTGATTTCCTCACCTTCGAGGAGGCCGAGCGCCTGAGCAACGCCGCCGAGCCGGAATGGCGAGCGCTGCTGCTGGTGGCGCTCAAGGCGGGGCTGCGGCAAGGGGAGCTGATCGGGCTCCAGTGGGGCGACGTGGATTTCCAGCGCGGCAAGCTGCACGTCCGCCGTACCATCTGGCGCGGTGTCTCGGGCTTGCCCAAGGGCGGACGCGAGCGGACGGTAGAACTGCCCAACTCGGCAGTGGACGCACTCAAGGGACACCGGCACCTGCGCGGCCCTTACGTGTTCTGCCAGGAGGACGGTCGGCCGCTGACCGACGGGCTGCTCAAGCTGCCGCTGCGCCGGGCCCTCCAGCGGGCGGGCATCACGCGCGAGCAGGGCCGCATCGGCTGGCACGACCTGCGGCACACCTACGGCAGCCACCTCGCCATGAGGGGGATACCGCTGACGGTCATCAAGGAGCTGATGGGGCACGCGACCATCGACATGACGGAGCGCTACGCCCACCTGAGCCCGGACACGCGCAGAGAGGCGGTCGGGGTTCTCGACCGGCCCTCTGCGCCCGCGTGCGACATACGTGCAACACGGATGGAGGACGCTGCTAACCACCCGTAA
- a CDS encoding DUF2381 family protein gives MPSCWPLCSLVLRKPQNRTPSPAPRCAATARFDLAAGSPEGAPEVCASADETTTFVFDSRVAVGTVEFQPGGRLADWALGQDGLSLYATPKGDYLPGERVKVTVRFADGAAPASASFWLVGHAAKGTRRVYVFRQPRPPDVCEKERDEAQAEARQCQEDKARLLAGRQEPGGLMGVAWLEGAGVVGSDNLGFLTVPPANALGLKGAWSYSYTPTGESRPASVAIRLGLLNPGAEPWTLAGAALVDKAGEEVELTRWQEAPIPANGAGAVVVGLKGARAQLGCPCTLKLWEAQGPRTVTLGNVTFPVNQQAGP, from the coding sequence GTGCCGTCCTGCTGGCCGCTCTGCTCGCTGGTGCTGCGCAAGCCGCAGAACCGCACCCCGTCCCCCGCCCCCCGCTGCGCAGCGACGGCGCGTTTTGACTTGGCCGCAGGCTCCCCGGAGGGAGCGCCGGAAGTGTGCGCGAGCGCAGACGAGACGACGACCTTCGTCTTTGACTCCCGCGTCGCTGTGGGGACAGTGGAGTTTCAGCCAGGGGGCCGCCTCGCGGATTGGGCACTCGGGCAAGACGGGCTGAGTCTCTACGCCACTCCCAAGGGGGATTATTTGCCTGGGGAGCGCGTCAAGGTGACAGTGCGCTTCGCGGATGGCGCGGCACCGGCGAGCGCGAGCTTTTGGCTCGTGGGCCATGCGGCAAAGGGGACGCGCCGGGTATACGTGTTCCGGCAGCCGCGCCCGCCCGACGTGTGCGAGAAAGAGCGTGACGAAGCACAGGCCGAAGCGCGCCAGTGCCAGGAGGACAAGGCGCGGCTTCTGGCCGGGCGTCAGGAGCCGGGCGGGCTCATGGGGGTGGCATGGCTGGAGGGGGCCGGGGTCGTGGGGTCCGACAACCTTGGCTTCCTGACGGTGCCGCCAGCCAACGCGCTCGGTCTGAAGGGGGCCTGGAGTTACAGCTATACGCCCACGGGCGAGAGCCGCCCGGCAAGCGTAGCTATACGGCTGGGCCTACTTAACCCCGGCGCTGAGCCCTGGACGCTGGCGGGGGCGGCACTGGTGGACAAGGCGGGGGAAGAGGTGGAGCTTACCCGGTGGCAAGAGGCACCCATCCCCGCGAATGGTGCCGGTGCCGTCGTGGTGGGTTTGAAGGGGGCGCGCGCGCAACTCGGCTGCCCCTGTACCCTCAAGCTTTGGGAAGCGCAGGGGCCCCGTACCGTCACCCTCGGGAACGTCACCTTCCCGGTGAACCAGCAGGCGGGGCCCTGA
- a CDS encoding ATP-binding protein, whose product MRIAVTGTHRVGKSTLIESLEDRLAEYRVVDEPYFLLEEEGYEFASPPCLEDFLEQLRRSMELLEDEDGARNVLFDRCSLDFLGYLLTHEESDSFDLEEWLARIRSTIQTLDLVVFVPIEERDRIQIPAHEDPELRVEVDEKLAWMLLDDPFELGVEVLPVHGSRTARVTQVLERLGRG is encoded by the coding sequence ATGCGTATCGCAGTGACTGGCACGCACCGAGTGGGAAAGTCGACGCTCATTGAATCGCTTGAGGACCGACTCGCGGAGTATCGGGTCGTCGACGAGCCGTACTTCCTACTCGAAGAGGAAGGTTACGAGTTCGCTTCTCCACCGTGCTTGGAAGACTTCCTCGAACAGCTCCGTCGCTCGATGGAATTGCTTGAGGACGAGGATGGCGCGCGAAACGTTCTGTTTGATCGCTGTTCCCTCGATTTTCTTGGATACCTCCTGACGCACGAGGAATCAGATTCGTTCGATCTGGAGGAGTGGCTTGCCCGGATTCGTTCCACCATTCAGACCCTGGATCTCGTCGTCTTCGTGCCCATCGAGGAGCGCGATCGCATCCAGATACCTGCACACGAAGATCCCGAGCTGAGGGTGGAGGTGGACGAGAAACTCGCCTGGATGCTGCTCGACGACCCTTTTGAGTTGGGAGTGGAAGTTCTACCCGTCCACGGCTCCAGGACCGCGCGGGTCACCCAGGTCCTTGAGCGCCTTGGGCGAGGATAG
- a CDS encoding serine/threonine protein kinase — protein MGLALRHPDIGEMIGDYKVVGFLGAGGLGIVYKVERGGRFFALKLLLIPKLDGRGKREIGILIHLENPGVVRYVGSDFWPDTVIGHPYIVMEYVPGDTLWTFAYKRNPSARKATRIILDAALTLGEVHAAGVFHRDVKPENIVIREGNERPILIDFGIGSLASAPTVTGSQLPPGTEEFRSPEQIRFQRANPDGTGQYEYGPTDEMWALGVTYYWLLTDALPFGERTDEGCLDGLRERILTQRPEAPHVVNPRVPLAASLLCMKMLAERPEDRFPLVATLCAALNESLSNAETDATWEPPLVDPLEPQTTTTLDDPAKQEPNEQRRMFLKLVKRRPRRGQPSPNAAPVLFVPAAAAGPRPPAPAANQDKLPMVEAPRVDPAPVEHEPPVMSAPVPPARELKPAAGPPPQRAAWRLGVVGAVLTVAVVALLVGADLWGPGSSSRTSEARLELPLPPTSPTPSSTDAGVHGREVAPDVKPLESLPGGDAAPVGAQLPASTANDMLRTPDQTPKKETPKTQTQGVGFRLPVKPAAVAVCALLDGGCTAPASQVRPEPPAITCPQGWRETHERFNVTGRDETATVKGYKGEAGEAARVKDGPATLQTGIYGFVGNLPAGTLLLGQWKLGDNRLFGTFTEAKIPGVGTLPVCLVAGLEGNTLYMDEHGKRFDCPPGFGVCLTPGSTPGNAKTPTRVFLIKPVGQP, from the coding sequence GTGGGACTGGCACTCAGGCACCCGGACATCGGCGAGATGATCGGAGATTACAAGGTCGTGGGGTTCTTGGGCGCGGGGGGCCTGGGCATCGTCTACAAGGTCGAGCGCGGGGGCCGCTTCTTCGCGTTGAAGCTCCTTCTAATCCCCAAGCTGGACGGGCGGGGCAAGCGTGAGATCGGCATTCTCATTCACCTGGAGAACCCCGGCGTCGTCCGCTACGTGGGCTCGGATTTCTGGCCGGACACAGTTATTGGCCATCCCTATATCGTGATGGAATACGTGCCGGGGGACACGCTTTGGACGTTTGCCTACAAGCGAAACCCGTCGGCTCGGAAGGCGACGCGCATCATCCTGGACGCGGCATTGACGCTCGGGGAGGTACACGCGGCGGGTGTGTTTCATCGCGATGTGAAGCCGGAGAACATCGTCATTCGGGAAGGGAACGAGCGCCCGATCCTGATTGATTTCGGGATTGGTTCTCTTGCCAGTGCCCCGACTGTTACCGGCTCGCAGCTCCCGCCCGGGACAGAGGAATTCCGCTCTCCCGAGCAGATACGCTTTCAGCGCGCCAACCCGGACGGCACGGGTCAATACGAGTACGGGCCCACCGATGAGATGTGGGCATTGGGCGTGACTTATTACTGGCTGCTGACGGATGCGCTGCCCTTTGGCGAGCGCACGGATGAAGGGTGCCTGGACGGGCTGCGCGAGCGTATCTTGACTCAGCGGCCCGAAGCGCCGCACGTCGTCAACCCCCGCGTGCCGCTGGCCGCCTCGCTGCTGTGCATGAAGATGCTCGCGGAGCGGCCAGAGGACCGCTTCCCGTTGGTTGCGACACTGTGCGCGGCTCTGAATGAGTCCCTGTCCAACGCGGAGACCGACGCTACCTGGGAGCCGCCGCTCGTGGACCCGCTTGAGCCGCAGACGACCACGACGCTCGATGACCCGGCAAAGCAGGAGCCAAACGAACAGCGGCGCATGTTTCTCAAGCTGGTGAAGCGGCGCCCCCGGCGCGGGCAGCCCTCGCCGAACGCGGCACCCGTGCTCTTCGTGCCCGCTGCGGCAGCAGGCCCCCGGCCCCCGGCCCCAGCCGCGAACCAGGACAAGCTCCCCATGGTGGAAGCGCCGCGCGTGGACCCGGCCCCGGTGGAGCACGAGCCGCCCGTGATGAGCGCCCCGGTGCCGCCAGCACGCGAACTCAAGCCTGCCGCAGGTCCACCCCCTCAACGCGCAGCGTGGCGTCTCGGGGTCGTTGGGGCCGTGCTGACGGTGGCCGTCGTTGCCCTGTTGGTGGGCGCGGACTTGTGGGGGCCTGGCTCTTCGAGCCGCACCAGCGAGGCACGGTTGGAGCTGCCGCTACCGCCTACGTCCCCCACCCCTAGCTCGACCGACGCAGGCGTGCACGGTCGTGAAGTGGCGCCCGATGTCAAGCCGCTGGAATCTCTCCCTGGAGGAGACGCGGCACCCGTTGGGGCTCAACTTCCCGCGTCTACCGCTAACGACATGCTTCGCACGCCCGATCAGACGCCCAAGAAAGAAACGCCGAAAACGCAGACGCAAGGTGTGGGATTCCGCTTGCCGGTAAAGCCCGCAGCCGTGGCGGTCTGTGCGCTGCTCGACGGGGGATGCACCGCGCCCGCTTCCCAGGTGCGCCCCGAGCCCCCCGCGATTACCTGCCCCCAGGGTTGGCGGGAGACCCACGAACGGTTCAACGTCACTGGCCGCGACGAGACCGCCACGGTCAAAGGGTACAAGGGAGAGGCCGGAGAGGCGGCCAGGGTGAAGGATGGCCCCGCTACCCTCCAAACCGGCATCTATGGTTTCGTGGGCAATCTACCTGCCGGGACCCTGCTACTTGGACAGTGGAAGCTCGGAGACAACCGCCTTTTCGGCACCTTCACCGAGGCGAAGATTCCAGGCGTTGGGACTCTTCCTGTGTGTTTGGTTGCTGGCCTGGAAGGCAACACGCTCTACATGGACGAGCACGGCAAGCGTTTTGATTGCCCCCCCGGCTTCGGCGTGTGCCTCACTCCCGGAAGCACGCCCGGCAACGCCAAGACACCTACGCGCGTTTTCCTCATTAAGCCTGTCGGGCAGCCCTAA